The Loxodonta africana isolate mLoxAfr1 chromosome 1, mLoxAfr1.hap2, whole genome shotgun sequence genomic sequence gggagaggtgggTGCATTCCTAGGAAGGGCCTGGCACCCCATAGGCCTTCAGAAAATGTTGGTTGAAGGAATACTAGGCACAAAGACCCACTGTCTACTCTCCTGCCCTGTATCCTTTGTCTCCTTGCCAGGATTTCCGGGTTGGTCTCCAGAGTCCATCGAGTTTAGAGGCCCGGGAGGCGAAAGGCTCCAACATGCCCGGCAGTCAGTGAGTAGGGCAGTCCCAGCCACGAGGGGGAGTGGGAGATGTCAGGCTTCCTTGGGGCTGAGTGTGGTGGCTCTCCCAGGCCCCAGGGCTCCTCGGGGCTGGAGGTGGATGAGgacgaggaggaggaagaggatgagGACGAGGACGACGTGCCCGAATGGCAGCAGGACGCGTTTGATGAGGAGCTGGACAATGACAGCTTCTCCTATGATGAAGAGTCTGAGAACCTGGACCGAGAGACTTTCTTCTTTGGGGATGAGGAGGAGGATGATGAGGCCTATGACTGAGGGGCCAGACACAGGGAGCACCTGGGGCCACCCGAGTCATGGGGCTGAGGGCGGGGAGGGGACCTCACCCTCTCCCACTGTTCTTGGGTGGAGCCTGACTCCCAGGGTCTGTGACACCTTCTTCTTCTGTTTACTGAATAAACTTTTTTCACATACCTTTCAGGAAGTGGGCTAGGCAGCTTCACCAAGGGCCAGGTTCAAATCCCTCTCACCCCACCCCCGCATAACCCTCCTCATTCTTTGCTGTTTTCTGTAAACCTCTAGACTGTTCTGTCCTCAGGGAAGGACCCAAAACTGATAAAGGGAAATGAAGGCCAACATGTACAGGGCCAGGTACAGACGGCCACTGTCCCGACCCAGCCGTTTCAGAGGAGACAGAGCAAGGCACAGCCATCCCCGCTATCAGCCTTCCCCAGAACTCATCAGTGTTCCTGGTCGGGGCTTGAGGGTACTAGGAGGTGTCCTTCTCTTGGGGGCCTACAAACTTTTGAAAGGTCTCTACAGCTTAAAATGAAGTGGGGTACTGAGGATATTAGAGGACCTGCCCACCCCCCAACCACATATACAgacataaaattagaattttaaacatatcttttaattcagtactgggACTAAGATCAGGAATGGTATTAGAGCAGTgtctgggaccagaagaactgaataaaGTGGGATTAAGTCAAGCAGTTGGGTCATGGGAGGCAGCCACGTGCTGGAGAGGTGCAGCCTCGAAGTATCGATCCAGCATGGCCTCCACCTCTGCCTCTTCATAGTCCCACACCTGAAACTGTGAGCTGTCAGCTGCTCCccggatcatggctgaaagcactGGGAAGGGTAGAGGAAGGTGACGCCTCCTCCCTCCATGTCCCCCCAACCCCAGTTCCTCCTGTCCTTTGTTGGGGGTTGTATTCAGAGCCCAATAAGGTAGGAGATGAGAGATGGGTGCCCAGAATGCTGGAGAGGGAGGGGTGGCCATCCAGGGCTTGGAGTGCTCACCTCGGCCAGACTGTGGGCGAAACAGGCACAGGATTCGCTTGTTGAGAGCCACGGCCCGGCCCAGCTCATAGCCAACACCCAAGGACGGCTGCGTCACTTCTGCTACAACCACTGGGAAGAAAGAGGAGACTGAGAAAAAGGCCCCGTATCTGTGGCACTTGGGGCTTGTAAGGAAGAGGTGTCAGAGTCTGGTGGTGGTGAGAGGGGAGCTCGAGGGAGACCCTTCTGGGTATGAAGGCAGGGATGTCCAGGGAAGCCATCACCCCAGAGGAGTTTGTGGGTCAAGGGAGCAGCACTCACCATCTGCCTGCTTCAGCCAGGCCAGGTCCCGGTCATGGATGAGTGTGTCACCTCCAGCAGCCTCCTCCCCTGGGGTGGAGGGAATGCTGGTCAAGGGTGAGCACCCATTCTCAGTACTCAGGAATTCTCCTCTGCCCTCACTGCACCCGCATATCCACCCACCTGGGGGAGAGGGACTTGTACTCGACAACCTTCAAGGGCCCTCCCAACACAAAGATCCCATGAAGAGGAGTGAGGAAATGGAATATCCTCAAGAAAAAAATCACTCCTGTGCCAGATGGGATGTGTGATTACAGCCAGATGAGCAATATAGATGAGATTAAGGGAAGGACTAATTCACGGTGGGCCTGGGTGATTAGGGAAAGGTGCATTGATGTTTGGCTCTGAGGTGGAGAGGGGTAGGGAGAGCATCCCAGGTGGGGTAAATGGCAGGCAGGAGACTAGCCTGTATAAGGAAACGATGGAGAACAACAATTTAGCAGTTCTCAAGCTTTGGTGGGTCCCAGAATTACCTGGAAAACCTGGTAAAAACACAGAGACTCAGGTACCAACGAGCCTGGTTCTCTGTGCCTTCATGAGGTCTCCACGCACCAATTCTGATCCACACTtaggtttgagaaccactgccctaaggCAAAGCATGACCAGTAGGAAGTGGTGGGACAAAGGTGAGACTCGGGCCAGAGGGTGAGGATCTCCTAGTTCCAGCTTGATTAACAATGGTAAGGTCCACCGCCCATCTGCGTCAGAGCTGAATCACTGGAGAGCTTGCTagctaaaaatgcagattctaagGCTTGATCCTAGACTGCTGTATGTTAGGATTATGGGGGCTGGGAAATACGCATTTTAAACACGCTCCCCCCGATGATACTCGGGCACACTAAAGATCCAGAACTACTAGGCAGGAGTGGATATACCATGACAGTAAGGAAGCTTAAGGTGCAGGATCCCTTGCTTGCACAGGCCTTCCCAAGGCCCTAGCAATTTtgtaattttgtcttaaaaaggTCTCCCAAAATTGCTTTAGACCCCACAAAACCTGGATCTGCCCCTGGCTAGAGCAATGGGGACCACTTAAGTTTTTCTGAGCAGAAGTGTAAGAGCGCTAGGCACAATTTTCAAACTGCAAGGGTCAGAGAGATTCAGGACCAGTGGATCAAAGCTGTGCTTTAGAGAGACCCAGGAGCAACCACACTGTAACAGAGGATGTTAGAAGAATGAGGACGGTCagcacaacgagatggtgcctggctacaaccactgactgccctgacagggatcacaatagagggtccgggaaagagcaagagaaaaatgtagaacaaaattctaacacaaaaaaaggccagacttactgggctgacagactggagaaaccccgagagcatggcccccggatgcccttttagctcagtTATGAAGTCACTtctcaggttcacccttcagccaaagatggacTGGCccataaaacgagactaaaggggacaccagcccaggggcaaggactagaaggcatgaggggacaggaaaactggtaatagggaacccaaggtcaagaagggccagtgttgacatgtcgtggagttgttaaccaatgtcatgaaacaatgtgtactaactttaatgagaagctggttttgtaaaccatctaaagtacaataaaaaaggaatgggGACTGTCAGGGTCTAAGAGGGCTTGCTGAAAAAAGGGGAAAGCAGGAGGATGAGCTTCATTTCAATTGAGGGAACATATGCTGAACCACATTTTGCAGTTTTAAGACAATGGTGGGTCTCCCACCCAATGCTATCCAGTAGGCTGAAAGGTGGTGAAAACTATCAAGAACTGGTAGCCACATGGGGGGAGCTGAGCCTCACGACATGCTCAGTGGAGAGTCTATGAAGGAGGAAGGTTGAGTGGTTAGAAAAGGAGATTTTGTTATGTCACCAAAGGCAAGGAAGGAACAGTTGACAGGAGCCAGCTGGGTAGAGAGCCTCGAAGGCATAGCCACCCCGAGGCAGTAGGTTTAGACCCCGTTCAATACCTCCCACCAGAGTCAGCTCTGCTGTTTTTTTTGCGAGCTCAGATTTTCAAAGCACCCAAGCCACATATGTAAAGACcacatgtctgccttgagcattgtgtccttttaagaactatatgggatcaaactgacaacagcaactagaaagatcgGACAGGCCACTTAAGTGGCTGAGAGTTTACCTTAATGGGGGCAGAGCAATTCAGAcaaggggggtgagaatggtttgaaaatgtcatcaatctaactgaattgtacgtgtacatgtagaaactgttgaattggtgtatgttctgctgtgtatattttcaacaacaaaaagattataTAACAACAAgattacatacatatacacacacacatatatatatatataaaaataaaagaccaCATAAGCAAAGACAAACACAAAGATGTGACCCCAGTTCGCACAGAGCCAGGGAGGTAAAGGCCCAGACAATGCCTGAAAATACCAAAGTGTGACCCAAACTATGTTCAGAGGATGAAAAACGAGGGAGAGGAGGCCAGCCAGTGAGGTGGGAACTGGGCAGAGGTGGGAATTGCGCACAGTGCAGCTGACCCACCCTACAAACGCCCCGGCAGGAGCTGAAGAAAGTTCTACAAGATGGAACTAAAAGTCAAGATAATAACGGAATTATAAATTGGGGTCACACCGCAAATGTATTAAGACACACGCGGCCCTGAGCCCTGGCCTCGTCTCGCTCTAGGGCAACGACGCTAGATGGAGCACCCGGGGCAAGAGGGCGGGCTCCGGGCAGTGGAGACGCGCCGCGGGGTCACGGGCGGTCACCGCCTGCGGGGATTGCAGTTGCGGTGCAGATGGACCGAGACCTGGTCCCACTCCCGCTCCCGCCGGCCTGTCCCACCCGGGCCCCGATGGCCTCACCGCGCGCGTCCAGCTCGGCGGCCGTCACGTGCTCGGTGAGCACTACTCCGAAGCGCCGCAACCGTGAGACGATCCGTTCGTACAGCGCCCTGTCCTCGCGTCCGCCGCGGATGCTTCCGCAGAAGTACAGGGCCCGGCGGTCCGGCTCGCCCAACTCCCCCGGCTCTCCGCACTTCCGCGCTCCGGCCACCGCCGCCGCCatcgccgccgccaccgccacgGTTCACCACGCACCGCCAGGGGGCGCCAACCCGCGGCCACCGTGACCCGCCATCCCGATGGGGGACGCATCCTGAGCAGGGTCCTCGGCCCGGAAGTGTttacatctgtgaaatgggaatgacCCGATGGGGAGTATCGTGTCACCATGCAGGCGCTGTCTATCCCCAGCTGGGACCCTCTCGCGAACGCATCACTCCCCATCCCTCTGGACTTCTCAATCGGCTCCCTGGTTTTCCCTACCCCACCCGCTTCTGCAGCTCCATCCTTCTTCCAGTGGCGCATGTCCACTTCTCACTGTGCATATTGCCTCCTAACAGGTCTCGCCActttcctaaaaaaataaaaccaaaccgttgccattgagtcaattccgactcagtgaccctattggacagagcagaactgcccagtagggtttccaaggctgtagtctttacagaagcggactgccacatctttctctaaggagcagctgatgggttcaagcaGACCTTTCTGATAGcagcaagcactttaaccactgagccaccagggctccttccccactTCCCTACTGAAGTagtgaaaatgtttttttctttagtgttttaatattagggagaatatattttctcatttgttttaatatagctgtgattaatctctagtccttggaaaaatgatgcaggctctgttcaaaatatagctgaacAGCCTGTTCCcctcttaaacataacaaacaccctaataccttacaacatattTTCCCTTATTCGAAATAGGCGATTGAGAGATTGACATGGCTaatgccataatgatgctctaagtaatctctaaacattttttaattgcaccagctgcactggtctccTCCGAAGGGGTGTGGAactctctcagctcctgtggctttGATGTCTCCTTTCTTTGTTGTCTTGAGAAacggccttcagcctgcaaagcGACAGGAAGGTttgctttcttgctccctatctcagccacagtggacttggtAAAACAGCcccactagccgagagattcttaccagagtttttcagcctgttataaatatactgattagagtccaggtgcctgacatgtttatctttagtttaataaagagtttttgtcgttgttttgtgatgtataagaccatctgtgaaCTActgtgctcaaaacattaggtaactgTGATCTTTTCtgtataaaaccctcccatcaaccctttagggcagacagaatttgggagaaatttaaccccctctgtctcttgaataccggtattcaataaagccttcttactgcttacctcctcctgtgtcAGTACTGGCTTTGCGGCAGGCAGCTCGAACCCGCAATTTGCGGTAACACTACTACAGTTAATCCTTCGCTCAGAAGCCAGACTGACTCTATGAACACTTAGATTATGACCtgcctctgctcaaaatcctctAGTGGCTCCCGTCCCACTTTGGGCAAAAATCAAAAGTCCCACACGGCCCCATAGACTTCTTACCTCTCCAATCCCAGTTCCTATTACTTTTCCCCAGCTACGCTGGCTTCCTGGctgttcctcaaacatgccagccATGCTCTTACCTCAGAGCCTTTGCATCTACTGTTACCTCTGCCTCCCAAATAGCTTCATGGCTCACTACCTCGCCTCCTTCAAGTCTTGGTTTATATAGGtcaccttccctgaccacccagttTAATATTGCAGCCTCCCATCCCCCATGACTCTCTATCACTGTTCCCAGCcttg encodes the following:
- the DNPH1 gene encoding 5-hydroxymethyl-dUMP N-hydrolase; its protein translation is MAAAVAGARKCGEPGELGEPDRRALYFCGSIRGGREDRALYERIVSRLRRFGVVLTEHVTAAELDARGEEAAGGDTLIHDRDLAWLKQADVVVAEVTQPSLGVGYELGRAVALNKRILCLFRPQSGRVLSAMIRGAADSSQFQVWDYEEAEVEAMLDRYFEAAPLQHVAASHDPTA